Proteins from one Carcharodon carcharias isolate sCarCar2 chromosome 19, sCarCar2.pri, whole genome shotgun sequence genomic window:
- the LOC121291435 gene encoding zinc finger protein 271-like produces the protein MAEKPFKCEVCDKAFTNSTSFLIHQRIHTGEKPFRCDLCDQVFAQSSTLVNHRRIHTGEKPFKCEVCNKSFTQSSGLVNHRRIHTGEKPFKCEVCDKSFLHSSPFRRHQRIHTGEKPFKCEVCDKSFSQSGNLRTHHRTHTGEKLFKCKVCEKSFSDSSSLLLHQRIHTGEKPFMCNVCDKSFSVSSSLRVHQRTHTGEKPFMCNVCNKSFSRSCNLRVHQRIHTRGSNP, from the coding sequence ATGGCTGAAAAACCATTCAAATGTGAGGTTTGTGACAAAGCCTTCACAAATTCGACATCCTTCCTGATacaccagaggattcacacaggggagaaaccattcaggtgTGATTTGTGTGACCAAGTTTTTGCACAGTCATCAACGCTCGTGAATCACcgacgcattcacactggggagaaaccatttaAGTGTGAAGTGTGTAACAAAAGCTTTACACAGTCATCAGGCCTGGTGAATCACcggcgcattcacacaggggagaaaccattcaagtgcgaggtctgtgacaaatcattcttgcATTCATCTCCCTTCCGAAGGCATCAACGCatccacactggggagaaaccattcaagtgCGAGGTGTGTGACAAGTCATTCTCTCAGTCAGGGAACCTCCGTACACACCACCGCacccacacaggggagaaactgTTCAAGTGTAAGGTGTGTGAAAAATCATTCTCTGACTCATCGAGCCTCTTGCTCCATCAgaggattcacacaggggagaagccattcatgtGCAatgtgtgtgacaaatcattctctgTGTCATCGAGCCTCCGTGTACATCAACGCACTCatactggggagaaaccattcatgtgcaatgtgtgcaacaaatcattctcgAGGTCATGCAACCTCCGTGTCCATCAAAGGATCCATACGAGGGGGAGTAACCCTTGA